A portion of the Algisphaera agarilytica genome contains these proteins:
- a CDS encoding PEP-CTERM sorting domain-containing protein, which translates to MNLFRTVALGGIGTALCGIGVAGASAQIATAIISEGDALGGSTVDVIRFSGDANSVNGFVVQLDTVDGAAHIFGSVDGVTPNGIVRTAGTVGGFVQSGIDGEIGLSDAGVVTYGTDITEVTGAPIGNAIYQDDTLIVKEGDAAAGTATNFLDIVSTRSGTASFFGISPDNGLFVGAGLANSPQIGDTILGIAIDGFDEFQHGNSDANGPIQEVNIDTGSSADDGIVLINGAPIASGTGNIREGDAIPVADGGVGDDWDNFDFHRINENGTFLITGDTNQTGGTADEFVSINGKIIAREGDAIAGGIIDGGIENADLNEDDLWAAVWDFDTDLTGGGTDAEAIILGDAFGVSQLLIKEGDTVSVGGSLQTLTDITVGVAIGDVQDDGTYNVWFRGVSDGVQRQFVITVPEPSTLGLLGLGAALAVVRRRRA; encoded by the coding sequence ATGAACTTGTTTAGAACTGTCGCGTTGGGCGGCATCGGTACCGCGCTTTGCGGGATTGGCGTGGCGGGAGCTTCGGCTCAGATCGCCACCGCGATCATCAGCGAAGGCGATGCGTTGGGCGGCTCGACCGTCGACGTCATCCGTTTCTCGGGCGACGCCAACAGCGTCAATGGTTTTGTGGTCCAGCTCGACACCGTGGACGGCGCGGCCCACATCTTCGGCAGCGTGGACGGCGTGACGCCTAACGGCATCGTACGGACCGCCGGGACGGTCGGCGGTTTTGTCCAGTCTGGGATTGATGGCGAAATCGGGTTGTCCGACGCCGGCGTGGTCACCTACGGCACCGACATCACCGAGGTGACGGGAGCTCCGATCGGCAATGCCATTTACCAAGACGACACGCTGATTGTGAAGGAAGGCGATGCCGCCGCTGGCACCGCAACCAACTTCCTCGACATCGTGTCCACCCGCAGCGGGACCGCGTCGTTCTTCGGCATCAGCCCCGACAACGGCTTGTTCGTCGGTGCGGGTCTCGCCAATTCGCCGCAGATCGGCGACACCATCCTCGGCATCGCGATCGACGGCTTCGACGAGTTCCAGCACGGCAACAGCGACGCCAACGGCCCGATCCAAGAAGTCAACATCGACACCGGCTCGTCGGCCGACGACGGCATCGTGCTGATCAACGGTGCGCCGATCGCTTCGGGAACCGGCAACATCCGCGAAGGCGATGCGATTCCGGTCGCGGATGGCGGCGTCGGTGACGACTGGGACAACTTCGACTTCCACCGCATCAACGAAAACGGCACCTTCCTGATCACCGGCGACACCAACCAAACCGGCGGCACGGCCGACGAATTCGTCTCCATCAACGGCAAGATCATCGCCCGTGAAGGCGACGCCATCGCCGGCGGCATCATCGACGGCGGCATCGAAAACGCCGACCTCAACGAAGACGACCTCTGGGCCGCCGTCTGGGACTTCGACACCGACCTGACCGGTGGGGGTACCGACGCGGAAGCGATCATCCTCGGCGACGCTTTTGGTGTCAGCCAGCTGCTTATCAAAGAAGGCGACACGGTGTCGGTGGGCGGTTCCCTCCAGACCCTGACCGACATTACGGTCGGCGTGGCCATCGGCGATGTCCAAGACGATGGCACCTACAACGTCTGGTTCCGCGGCGTGTCCGATGGCGTTCAACGTCAGTTCGTGATCACGGTCCCCGAGCCCTCGACGCTGGGCCTCCTGGGCCTGGGCGCCGCCCTCGCGGTTGTGCGTCGCCGTCGTGCGTGA
- a CDS encoding heparin lyase I family protein has translation MKPYLSEVARRGSRSVVHQLGTEGVSGSQRSEHLIVGGHDISEGDEYFTGLSVRLEPGYPKPGSWHVLHQIQQAPAVPRPGSNNPMITLNLDAETDKLQIHWRTGEDGRDGKYLGRKAVIDFEEGPLRRGVWYDLIVGWKYSPDSNDGWVHVYIKRSDQPQYTRYAFENLRVGFTDAPDMIWQNKFGLYKGGDGQKHVAYFDEVRFATSREDARIPGSRF, from the coding sequence TTGAAACCCTACCTCAGCGAGGTTGCGAGGCGGGGTTCGCGGTCGGTCGTTCATCAGCTTGGAACCGAGGGGGTAAGCGGCTCCCAGCGTAGCGAGCACCTGATCGTGGGCGGGCATGACATCAGTGAGGGGGACGAGTATTTCACGGGGCTGAGTGTTCGTCTTGAGCCGGGCTACCCCAAGCCGGGCAGCTGGCACGTGTTGCACCAGATCCAGCAGGCCCCGGCTGTGCCCCGTCCCGGCAGCAACAACCCAATGATCACGCTGAACCTCGACGCGGAGACCGACAAGCTCCAGATCCATTGGCGCACCGGCGAGGACGGCCGGGATGGGAAGTACCTCGGGCGTAAGGCCGTGATCGATTTCGAGGAAGGCCCGCTGCGGCGTGGCGTGTGGTACGACCTCATCGTCGGTTGGAAGTACTCGCCCGACAGCAACGACGGCTGGGTGCACGTCTATATCAAACGCAGTGATCAGCCCCAATACACCCGCTACGCGTTCGAGAACCTACGCGTCGGGTTCACGGACGCTCCGGACATGATCTGGCAGAACAAGTTCGGCCTCTACAAAGGCGGCGACGGTCAGAAGCACGTCGCCTATTTCGACGAGGTGCGGTTCGCCACGAGCCGCGAAGACGCCCGCATCCCCGGCAGCAGGTTTTGA
- a CDS encoding PEP-CTERM sorting domain-containing protein (PEP-CTERM proteins occur, often in large numbers, in the proteomes of bacteria that also encode an exosortase, a predicted intramembrane cysteine proteinase. The presence of a PEP-CTERM domain at a protein's C-terminus predicts cleavage within the sorting domain, followed by covalent anchoring to some some component of the (usually Gram-negative) cell surface. Many PEP-CTERM proteins exhibit an unusual sequence composition that includes large numbers of potential glycosylation sites. Expression of one such protein has been shown restore the ability of a bacterium to form floc, a type of biofilm.), translating into MKYWVWTLCCCGLSLNTMHVEALEYTFASPLVDINDFVISGTPADVVGSFETSFNPTTNSEIRTVLEFDISRRPRFGQVIGRQLYLDPGGATFSGTVGGRLALYSRVGNGVAEAADADTPPSSTAVFSGITDPIPYNLAPFSTDLIQVNSIFNGANPYIAVSTFALDFNRNVSLPDTASTDIFDEPRIDTVIQLPDSGTLNLGAYSDAQFQRSLVDSPSPWRLAAGVDPLKVQRSAGGLESRAQLEFDLRDVPARDRAHLLSATLSLDTVDFTPADGAEAAHFEVYAFEGGDPISAATAGVAEQYNLQLGEFSLDSTEPVAVDLAPAFLELLANFSVLRLEILETGSGASFEFSADASTLALAYRARRDPFLVAGDYNGNGVVDAADYTVWQDSFGSTADLRADGNDNGVVDAADYTLWQDNFGAESAAAAGTVPEPSTLGFVGVLAGGLLTARRKNLKP; encoded by the coding sequence ATGAAGTATTGGGTGTGGACTCTTTGTTGTTGCGGGCTTTCGCTGAATACGATGCACGTCGAGGCGTTGGAGTACACGTTCGCCTCGCCACTGGTGGACATCAACGATTTCGTGATTTCCGGGACGCCCGCCGACGTGGTGGGCAGTTTTGAAACCAGCTTTAATCCAACGACGAACAGCGAAATCCGCACCGTGCTGGAGTTCGATATCAGCCGGCGGCCGCGCTTTGGGCAGGTGATCGGGCGACAGCTTTATCTCGATCCGGGGGGCGCGACCTTTAGCGGTACCGTAGGCGGTCGCCTGGCACTTTACTCGCGGGTCGGCAACGGGGTCGCGGAAGCGGCGGACGCCGACACACCTCCCTCTTCGACAGCCGTGTTCTCCGGCATCACCGATCCAATCCCTTATAACCTCGCACCGTTCTCCACCGACCTGATTCAAGTCAACTCGATCTTCAACGGGGCCAACCCCTACATCGCGGTCTCCACCTTCGCCCTTGATTTCAATCGCAACGTCAGTCTGCCGGATACCGCGAGCACAGATATTTTCGACGAGCCCCGGATCGATACCGTTATCCAGTTGCCCGACTCCGGGACGCTGAACCTGGGGGCGTATTCCGACGCGCAATTCCAACGATCGCTGGTTGATTCGCCCTCCCCGTGGCGGTTGGCCGCCGGGGTCGATCCGCTGAAAGTTCAGCGATCCGCGGGCGGCCTCGAATCCCGCGCCCAACTCGAATTCGACCTCCGGGATGTGCCGGCACGCGATCGGGCGCATCTGCTCTCGGCGACCCTGAGCTTGGACACCGTCGATTTCACGCCGGCCGATGGTGCTGAAGCTGCTCATTTCGAGGTGTACGCATTTGAAGGCGGCGACCCGATTTCCGCGGCCACGGCGGGCGTCGCCGAGCAGTACAACCTCCAACTCGGGGAGTTTTCCCTGGATTCGACCGAACCGGTGGCGGTTGACCTCGCCCCCGCGTTCCTTGAACTGCTGGCGAATTTCAGCGTACTGCGTCTTGAGATTCTTGAGACCGGCAGCGGAGCGAGCTTCGAGTTTTCGGCCGACGCCTCAACCCTGGCGCTCGCCTACCGGGCCCGCCGCGATCCGTTCCTCGTGGCGGGCGACTACAACGGCAACGGCGTGGTCGATGCGGCCGACTACACCGTGTGGCAAGACAGTTTCGGTTCTACGGCGGACCTGCGGGCCGACGGTAACGACAACGGCGTGGTTGATGCGGCCGACTACACCCTGTGGCAGGACAACTTCGGCGCGGAATCGGCGGCGGCTGCGGGCACGGTGCCCGAGCCCAGCACGCTAGGCTTCGTGGGGGTACTCGCGGGCGGCCTGCTGACCGCACGCCGAAAGAACCTGAAGCCTTAA
- a CDS encoding GyrI-like domain-containing protein produces the protein MKIDFKKTLPSYKARRGVFEVVDVPAMQYLMVDGGGGPEAESFKRAIETVYPVAYTLKFMSKNDLGKDYVVPPMEALWWAEDWSVFTTGYDRSRWEWSVMLMTPDWITREMFDAAVEKVAAKKNRPPGLDELRLGTLAEGRCVQTLHLGPFADEGPVLKRMHEQFIPEQGLKMTGKHHEIYFSDFRKTAPEKLRTLLRQPVA, from the coding sequence ATGAAAATCGACTTCAAGAAAACGTTGCCGAGCTACAAAGCCAGGCGGGGCGTGTTCGAGGTGGTGGACGTGCCGGCGATGCAGTACCTCATGGTCGACGGCGGCGGCGGGCCCGAAGCCGAGTCGTTCAAGCGGGCGATCGAGACGGTGTACCCGGTGGCGTACACGCTGAAGTTCATGTCGAAGAACGATCTGGGTAAGGATTATGTGGTGCCGCCGATGGAGGCGTTGTGGTGGGCCGAGGATTGGTCGGTGTTCACGACGGGCTACGACCGCTCGCGGTGGGAATGGTCGGTGATGCTGATGACGCCGGACTGGATCACGCGGGAGATGTTCGACGCGGCGGTCGAGAAGGTGGCGGCCAAGAAGAACCGCCCACCCGGTTTGGACGAGCTCCGGCTGGGGACGCTGGCGGAGGGCCGATGTGTACAGACGCTGCACCTGGGCCCGTTCGCGGATGAGGGGCCGGTGCTGAAGCGGATGCACGAACAGTTCATCCCCGAGCAGGGTCTGAAGATGACCGGCAAGCACCACGAGATCTATTTCAGCGACTTCCGCAAGACGGCACCAGAAAAGCTGCGGACGCTGCTGCGCCAGCCGGTGGCTTAG
- a CDS encoding platelet-activating factor acetylhydrolase IB subunit, with protein sequence MKHIYGLFLLMVLLGTAGAMADEAVLSPSLNAQPQTAEWAASWWMPRHEAKLQEIKDRERIDLVMIGDSITQGWESANPDNAAWNMQPVWNEFYAHRHALNLGFSGDRTEHVLWRLRNGQLDGLSPKLAIIMIGTNNLSIKRTPDDTAAGVLAIVEEVRTRLPDTKVLLLGVFPRGEQPDNPVREPIKQINDTLQQRADGETVWYLDVGPKFLNDDGVLPKSIMPDGLHPNAKGYAIWAEAVEPTVAELLGG encoded by the coding sequence ATGAAGCATATCTACGGATTATTTTTATTGATGGTTTTGTTGGGGACAGCGGGCGCGATGGCGGACGAAGCTGTGTTGTCGCCCTCCTTAAACGCGCAGCCACAGACGGCCGAATGGGCCGCGTCGTGGTGGATGCCGCGGCACGAAGCGAAGCTGCAAGAGATTAAGGACCGCGAACGGATCGACCTGGTGATGATCGGCGACTCGATCACGCAGGGTTGGGAGTCCGCGAACCCCGACAACGCGGCGTGGAATATGCAACCGGTCTGGAACGAGTTCTACGCCCACCGCCACGCCCTGAACCTTGGGTTCAGCGGCGACCGGACCGAGCACGTGTTGTGGCGGCTGCGTAACGGCCAACTCGACGGCCTCTCGCCCAAGCTGGCCATCATTATGATCGGCACGAACAATCTTTCCATAAAACGCACGCCTGACGATACCGCGGCGGGCGTGCTCGCAATCGTCGAAGAGGTCCGCACCCGGCTGCCTGATACCAAGGTATTGCTGCTCGGCGTATTCCCTCGGGGCGAGCAGCCCGACAACCCCGTCCGCGAGCCGATCAAGCAGATCAACGACACCCTACAGCAACGGGCCGACGGCGAGACGGTGTGGTACTTGGACGTCGGCCCCAAATTCCTGAACGACGACGGTGTCTTGCCCAAGTCGATCATGCCCGACGGGCTCCACCCCAACGCCAAGGGCTATGCGATCTGGGCCGAGGCTGTCGAGCCAACCGTGGCGGAACTGCTGGGCGGGTAA
- a CDS encoding family 16 glycosylhydrolase: MTGLTACAATSEPQPDFAEGQAPDLGGAQFELVPELSDEFDGDGLNFSKWIWLDENWSGRPPAIFDANQVTVKDGQLWLTADRIDEPFELHGRTWTHRGALVGSRLPADVGMYTEARMMVNATFMSSTFWLMAYPTETPEGIRSVELDVVECVGVDSRENPDDPWWTKEWDQHYWLSVRNQGPLPKQGLSQAQIPTDGPITGRWRTFACWWKTETEIWFYIDGERVAILHPEEGLPFNIPMRLRMVVETYDHNPPPAKGEPGSMYHPDGTKLSFEDRSTRYDYVRTWRIAE, from the coding sequence TTGACCGGATTAACCGCCTGTGCCGCGACGTCTGAGCCGCAGCCCGACTTTGCCGAGGGGCAAGCACCCGACCTGGGCGGCGCTCAGTTTGAACTGGTGCCCGAGCTCTCCGACGAGTTCGATGGCGACGGGCTGAACTTCTCCAAATGGATCTGGCTGGATGAGAACTGGTCGGGCCGACCGCCCGCGATCTTCGACGCCAATCAGGTCACCGTGAAGGACGGCCAACTCTGGCTCACCGCCGACCGCATCGACGAGCCGTTCGAACTCCACGGCCGAACGTGGACCCACCGCGGCGCTCTGGTCGGCAGCCGGCTTCCCGCCGACGTGGGCATGTACACCGAAGCCCGCATGATGGTCAACGCCACCTTCATGTCCTCCACCTTCTGGCTCATGGCCTACCCCACCGAAACCCCCGAGGGCATCCGCTCGGTCGAGCTCGACGTTGTCGAATGCGTCGGCGTTGATAGCCGTGAGAATCCGGATGACCCGTGGTGGACCAAAGAGTGGGACCAGCACTACTGGCTGTCGGTCCGCAACCAGGGCCCACTCCCCAAGCAAGGTCTCTCCCAAGCCCAGATCCCCACCGACGGCCCGATCACCGGCCGATGGCGCACCTTCGCCTGCTGGTGGAAGACCGAGACCGAGATCTGGTTCTACATTGACGGCGAACGTGTCGCCATCCTTCACCCCGAGGAAGGCCTGCCGTTCAACATCCCGATGCGGCTGCGCATGGTCGTCGAGACCTACGACCACAACCCCCCGCCCGCCAAGGGCGAGCCCGGCAGCATGTACCATCCGGACGGCACCAAGCTCAGCTTCGAAGACCGCTCCACCCGCTACGACTACGTCCGCACCTGGCGCATCGCGGAGTAA
- the aldA gene encoding aldehyde dehydrogenase — protein sequence MKNYQLYIDGQWVDSKSGETAEVLSPATGEVVATIQNGNEADAQAALEAAEKAQKGWAKTPPRERAELLRKFCDEVRANREELAVLTTREMGKLLTVARFEVDVFCSFVEYACDWARQMDGDIVQSDNRNEHIYIHKIPRGVVVGITAWNFPVALAGRKIGPALVAGNAMVLKPTSETPLATLELANLAKKAGLPDGLLNIVTGPGRTMGDALCRSPITKMVSMTGSTPAGQAIIKATADNMAHCQLELGGKAPFIVLEDADLEQAAAAALHSRFDNCGQVCTCNERMYIQESVYDEFMSIFMPKVEAIKVGDPMDESMDMGPKVSAKELEHMKHLVEVSVKEGATVAHGGKEASVPGFEGGNWFEPTILTDVKQDMTIVHEEAFGPILPVIKFQTIEQAIEYANDAEYGLAAMICTKDMKNILRLVDELECGEVYINRGHGEQHQGFHNGYKLSGTGGEDGKYGFEQYLEKKTFYVNFD from the coding sequence ATGAAGAATTACCAGCTTTACATCGACGGCCAATGGGTCGACTCCAAGTCCGGCGAGACCGCCGAGGTGCTCAGCCCCGCGACCGGCGAAGTTGTCGCCACGATCCAGAACGGCAACGAAGCCGACGCCCAGGCCGCGCTCGAAGCCGCCGAGAAAGCTCAGAAGGGCTGGGCGAAGACCCCGCCGCGCGAGCGTGCCGAGCTGCTGCGTAAGTTTTGCGACGAGGTCCGTGCGAACCGCGAAGAGCTCGCTGTGCTCACCACCCGCGAGATGGGCAAGCTGTTGACCGTCGCCCGCTTCGAGGTCGACGTGTTCTGCTCCTTCGTCGAGTACGCCTGCGACTGGGCTCGGCAGATGGACGGCGACATCGTCCAGTCCGACAACCGCAACGAACACATTTACATCCACAAGATCCCGCGCGGCGTCGTCGTCGGCATCACCGCGTGGAACTTCCCGGTCGCGCTGGCCGGCCGTAAGATCGGCCCCGCGCTCGTGGCTGGCAATGCCATGGTCCTCAAGCCCACCAGCGAGACCCCGCTCGCCACGCTCGAACTCGCCAACCTCGCCAAGAAGGCCGGGCTGCCCGACGGCCTGCTCAACATCGTCACCGGTCCGGGCCGCACCATGGGCGACGCCCTGTGCCGCAGCCCCATCACCAAGATGGTCTCCATGACCGGCAGCACCCCCGCCGGCCAAGCGATCATCAAAGCCACCGCCGACAACATGGCCCACTGCCAGCTCGAGCTCGGCGGCAAAGCCCCGTTCATCGTGCTTGAGGATGCCGACCTCGAACAAGCCGCCGCCGCCGCGCTGCACTCGCGCTTCGACAACTGCGGCCAGGTCTGCACCTGCAACGAACGCATGTACATCCAGGAATCGGTCTACGACGAGTTCATGTCGATCTTCATGCCCAAGGTCGAAGCGATCAAGGTCGGCGACCCCATGGACGAGTCCATGGACATGGGCCCGAAGGTCAGCGCCAAGGAGCTCGAGCACATGAAGCACCTCGTCGAGGTCAGCGTCAAGGAAGGCGCGACCGTCGCCCACGGCGGCAAAGAAGCCTCGGTGCCCGGCTTCGAAGGCGGCAACTGGTTCGAGCCGACCATCCTCACGGATGTGAAGCAGGACATGACCATTGTCCACGAAGAGGCGTTCGGCCCGATCCTGCCGGTCATCAAGTTCCAAACCATCGAACAGGCCATCGAATACGCCAACGACGCCGAGTACGGCCTGGCCGCGATGATCTGCACGAAAGACATGAAGAACATCCTCCGCCTCGTCGACGAACTCGAGTGCGGCGAGGTCTACATCAACCGCGGCCATGGCGAGCAGCACCAGGGCTTCCACAACGGCTACAAGCTCAGCGGCACCGGCGGCGAAGACGGCAAGTACGGCTTCGAGCAGTACCTCGAAAAGAAGACGTTCTACGTCAACTTCGACTAA
- a CDS encoding LacI family DNA-binding transcriptional regulator, with protein sequence MSVTHKQIADKVGVSEASVSVALGSSGRIAAKTKARILQAAEELGYRPNKLVQGIQTGKSMTVGVLLHCSGDPYEDNLFRGIYKVLAQNDYVPIVLSGCDELEELSQVHALIDRRVDGLLLRPFKAILWEDFLPEILGRDIPVVSVDIEMQARFPEIDFVGTDETLGTAQAADALLNAGHRRLGVVTTKHASAEGVKYKDSLYYRHHAFQSYVSGKQGVSCSYVEAFWAQGIHGYESALNLLSQEDRPTGVFVTMDHLAVGVYHAARELGLRIPEDLSVVGYANNPISQALAPQLSTIHQHADEVGSKAAGLLLERIQGRPEGDDRRQILIEPEWVSRDSVAPPPQPKR encoded by the coding sequence ATGTCGGTCACGCACAAACAGATTGCGGACAAGGTCGGGGTGAGCGAAGCCTCGGTCTCGGTCGCGCTGGGGAGCTCCGGCCGGATCGCGGCCAAGACCAAAGCGCGGATTCTCCAGGCGGCGGAAGAGCTGGGGTACCGACCCAATAAATTGGTTCAGGGCATCCAGACCGGCAAGAGCATGACCGTGGGGGTGCTCCTGCACTGCTCGGGCGACCCGTATGAAGACAACCTCTTCCGCGGGATCTACAAGGTCCTGGCTCAGAACGATTACGTCCCGATCGTGCTCTCGGGCTGCGATGAGCTGGAAGAGTTATCGCAGGTCCATGCGTTGATCGACCGCCGGGTCGATGGCCTGCTCCTGCGGCCGTTCAAGGCCATCCTCTGGGAAGACTTTCTCCCCGAGATCCTCGGGCGCGACATCCCCGTGGTCTCGGTCGACATCGAGATGCAGGCGCGGTTCCCCGAGATCGACTTCGTGGGCACCGATGAAACCCTCGGCACCGCCCAAGCGGCCGACGCGTTGTTGAATGCCGGGCACCGACGGCTGGGGGTCGTCACCACCAAGCACGCTTCGGCCGAGGGGGTGAAATACAAAGACAGCCTCTACTACCGACACCACGCCTTCCAGTCCTATGTTTCGGGCAAGCAAGGCGTCAGCTGCTCCTACGTCGAGGCGTTTTGGGCGCAAGGCATCCACGGCTACGAAAGCGCATTGAATCTGCTCAGCCAAGAAGATCGGCCGACGGGGGTGTTCGTCACGATGGACCACCTGGCGGTGGGGGTGTACCACGCCGCTCGCGAGCTCGGACTGCGCATACCGGAAGACCTGTCGGTGGTGGGTTATGCCAACAACCCGATCTCGCAGGCGTTGGCCCCGCAACTCTCGACCATCCACCAGCACGCCGACGAAGTAGGCAGTAAGGCCGCGGGGCTCCTGCTCGAACGGATCCAGGGTCGGCCGGAGGGTGACGACCGCCGGCAAATCCTGATCGAGCCCGAATGGGTCTCGCGGGATTCGGTTGCACCGCCGCCCCAGCCAAAGCGCTGA
- a CDS encoding Gfo/Idh/MocA family protein, translated as MKRRQFLSRSGLVIGAAVAPSIVPSRVLGQSAPSKEITLGFIGMGGQGIRMNLQWFLNTPHTRTLAVCDCKLSKAHEAKQLVDEKYGNTDCEVYQDFREIIARDDIDAVVISTPDHWHVPMSMMALRAGKHVFCEKPTLTITEGHEVVDEAIKRDLVFQWGIEDRHMQKYWLMAGLARTGAIGEVEKVECGLPNKPLFDLEAPAEIPEDLDWNLWLGPAPAAEYTQRVTHGQRWRQSIDYSGGSLTDWGSHYCDSAQIAIGMENSGPVEVVGTSKTLPETSYVSVPSSYDVEFRYANGKVIQASDTLGKNYIRFIGADGWIGCEGWNGKLVASDMNIFRNKEFAKHENYWKQPKKEQPEFIDAILDRSKTTSYHVDAGHRLSTMLHLGHIAVRAGTPVHWNPDTQQFAKDSQTHEASIIYQRESRDWEKGL; from the coding sequence ATGAAACGACGCCAGTTTCTCAGCCGCTCGGGTCTTGTCATCGGTGCCGCCGTCGCGCCGTCCATCGTCCCCTCTCGTGTCTTGGGGCAGTCCGCTCCCTCCAAGGAGATCACCCTCGGGTTCATCGGCATGGGCGGGCAGGGCATCCGCATGAACCTGCAGTGGTTCCTGAACACGCCCCACACCCGGACGCTCGCGGTCTGCGACTGCAAGCTGAGCAAAGCCCACGAAGCCAAGCAGCTCGTCGATGAGAAGTACGGCAACACCGACTGCGAGGTCTACCAGGACTTCCGTGAAATCATCGCCCGTGACGACATCGACGCCGTGGTGATCTCGACCCCGGACCACTGGCACGTCCCCATGTCGATGATGGCGCTGCGTGCGGGCAAGCACGTGTTCTGCGAGAAGCCCACCCTGACCATCACCGAGGGCCACGAGGTCGTCGACGAAGCGATCAAGCGTGACCTCGTGTTCCAGTGGGGCATCGAAGACCGCCACATGCAGAAGTACTGGCTCATGGCGGGCCTGGCGCGGACCGGCGCGATCGGCGAGGTGGAGAAGGTCGAGTGCGGCCTGCCCAACAAGCCGTTGTTTGATCTCGAAGCGCCCGCCGAGATCCCTGAAGACCTGGACTGGAACCTCTGGCTGGGCCCCGCCCCCGCGGCGGAGTACACGCAGCGCGTGACCCACGGCCAACGCTGGCGGCAGAGCATCGACTACAGCGGCGGCAGCCTGACCGACTGGGGCTCGCACTACTGCGACAGCGCCCAGATCGCAATCGGCATGGAAAACTCCGGCCCGGTCGAAGTCGTGGGCACCAGCAAAACGCTGCCCGAGACTTCTTACGTCTCGGTCCCCTCGAGCTACGACGTCGAGTTCCGCTACGCCAACGGCAAAGTCATCCAGGCCAGCGACACCCTGGGCAAAAACTACATCCGCTTCATCGGCGCCGACGGCTGGATCGGTTGTGAAGGGTGGAACGGCAAGCTCGTCGCCAGCGACATGAACATCTTCCGCAACAAAGAATTCGCGAAGCACGAAAACTACTGGAAGCAGCCCAAGAAAGAACAGCCCGAGTTCATCGACGCGATCCTGGACCGAAGCAAAACGACCAGCTACCACGTCGATGCGGGCCACCGCCTGTCCACCATGCTCCACCTCGGCCATATCGCCGTGCGGGCCGGCACCCCGGTGCACTGGAACCCCGATACGCAGCAGTTCGCCAAGGACAGCCAGACCCACGAAGCCAGCATCATCTACCAGCGCGAGTCTCGCGACTGGGAGAAGGGCCTGTAA
- a CDS encoding MOSC domain-containing protein codes for MQDVGNVKEIWRYPVKGMAGERLDVGQLGESGVEGDRVWALWDVKRKEIQSCKVRPKLLRCTARTLDRGEHVEVRFPDGSTLTSEGDRTAINARLSDLVGHESRLEPLRPASDVDFFRRYQPGWRDDLVATFEREPGEPLPDFFDDFPEEAREFIAAPGSFFLVTTLHVVTTATLEHLRSLTPESDWDVRRFRPNLVIETPPGVEGLAEQDWIGQQLTLGEVTLDCPMTTPRCGATVRQQDGIPADSTVLRTIVKHADQNLGIYGETATPGTVRLGDVVTLV; via the coding sequence ATGCAGGATGTCGGAAACGTGAAGGAAATCTGGCGCTACCCCGTAAAAGGGATGGCGGGGGAGCGCCTCGATGTGGGCCAACTTGGCGAATCCGGAGTGGAGGGAGACCGGGTTTGGGCGTTGTGGGACGTTAAACGGAAGGAGATCCAGAGCTGCAAGGTTCGACCAAAACTACTGCGTTGCACCGCACGGACGCTGGACCGCGGTGAACACGTCGAGGTCAGGTTTCCCGACGGTTCGACCCTGACCAGCGAAGGCGACCGGACGGCGATCAACGCGCGGCTGTCGGATTTGGTGGGGCACGAGTCACGTCTCGAGCCGTTGCGGCCGGCGTCAGACGTAGACTTCTTCCGGCGGTATCAGCCGGGATGGCGTGATGATTTGGTGGCGACATTTGAGCGGGAGCCGGGCGAGCCGCTTCCGGATTTTTTCGATGATTTTCCGGAGGAGGCGCGGGAGTTCATCGCGGCCCCAGGTTCGTTCTTCCTGGTGACGACGCTGCATGTGGTGACCACCGCAACATTGGAGCATTTGCGGTCGTTGACCCCCGAGTCGGATTGGGATGTGCGGCGGTTCCGGCCGAACCTGGTGATCGAGACGCCGCCGGGCGTGGAGGGGTTGGCGGAGCAGGACTGGATCGGCCAGCAGTTGACGCTGGGCGAGGTGACGCTCGATTGCCCGATGACCACACCACGCTGCGGCGCAACCGTCCGGCAACAAGACGGCATCCCCGCAGATTCGACGGTGCTGCGGACCATCGTGAAACACGCCGACCAGAACCTGGGCATCTACGGCGAAACCGCGACGCCCGGCACCGTGCGACTCGGGGACGTAGTAACGCTGGTTTAA